The following proteins are encoded in a genomic region of Arachis ipaensis cultivar K30076 chromosome B02, Araip1.1, whole genome shotgun sequence:
- the LOC107627354 gene encoding uncharacterized protein LOC107627354 encodes MSQLNNQVYVDGMNRLICDELRYDRRQLALDHASYMQQLTDEQRVVYEEVIQAVQSGKGGVFFLYGYGGTEKIFFWKKLASALRSRSQVVLTVASSGIASLLLPGGRTAHSRFTIPLNLDEFSTCTIKQGNALADLLIKTKLIIWDEAPMVNRFCIEALDRTMRDILRFSNPDSLDKPFGGKTVVFGGDFQQILPVIPKGTRQEIVNATINSSYIWDSCKLLSLTKNMRLKAGDSHTNSSELKEFADWILGIGDGSHGTPRDCGERIEIPEDILVKNWDDPIEAIYKVTGVRKS; translated from the coding sequence ATGAGTCAACTTAATAATCAAGTGTATGTTGATGGGATGAACAGGTTAATTTGTGATGAGCTCCGATATGATAGAAGACAGCTAGCTTTAGATCATGCTTCTTACATGCAACAACTAACTGACGAGCAAAGAGTTGTGTATGAGGAAGTCATACAAGCAGTTCAAAGTGGCAAAGGGGGCGTATTCTTTTTGTATGGTTACGGTGGaacagaaaaaatttttttttggaagaaATTAGCATCTGCACTGAGATCAAGATCACAAGTTGTACTAACTGTTGCATCAAGTGGGATTGCATCTCTTTTACTACCTGGTGGACGGACAGCACACTCACGATTTACAATCCCACTCAATTTAGATGAATTCTCAACATGCACTATAAAACAGGGCAACGCATTAGCTGATTTGTTAATAAAGACTAAGCTAATTATTTGGGATGAGGCTCCTATGGTGAATAGATTTTGTATTGAAGCACTTGACAGGACAATGCGTGATATATTAAGATTCAGCAATCCAGACAGCCTTGATAAGCCTTTTGGAGGGAAGACAGTGGTCTTCGGCGGTGACTTTCAACAGATTCTCCCAGTAATTCCTAAAGGGACTAGACAAGAAATTGTTAACGCCACTATAAACTCATCGTACATATGGGATAGTTGCAAGCTGTTGTCATTGACCAAAAACATGCGATTGAAAGCAGGTGACTCCCACACAAACTCATCTGAGTTAAAAGAGTTTGCTGACTGGATACTAGGTATTGGTGATGGTAGCCACGGAACACCAAGGGATTGTGGTGAGAGGATTGAAATCCCAGAAGACATCCTGGTTAAGAATTGGGATGACCCAATAGAGGCGATCTATAAGGTAACTGGTGTGCgaaaatcgtga